From the genome of Ralstonia pickettii, one region includes:
- the ychF gene encoding redox-regulated ATPase YchF: MSLQCGIVGLPNVGKSTLFNALTKAGIAAENYPFCTIEPNVGVVEVPDARLQALADIVKPERVLPAVVEFVDIAGLVAGASKGEGLGNQFLANIRETDAITHVVRCFEDENVIHVAGKVDPIADIEVINTELALADLSTVDKALQRYTKAAKSGNDKEAAKLVAVLEKAQKVLDEAKPVRGLNLTEDEWATLKPLCLITAKPTMYVANVREDGFENNPHLDAVRNYAAQTNSPVVAVCAAIEAEIADLDDADKAEFLADIGMDEPGLNRVIRAAFKLLGLQTYFTAGVKEVRAWTIHIGDTAPRAAAAIHTDFERGFIRAQTISYDDYIQYKGEQGAKEAGKMRAEGKEYIVKDGDVLHFLFNV; the protein is encoded by the coding sequence ATGAGCCTCCAATGCGGCATCGTCGGTCTGCCGAACGTCGGTAAGTCGACCCTGTTCAATGCCCTGACCAAAGCCGGCATCGCCGCCGAGAACTACCCGTTCTGCACGATCGAGCCCAACGTCGGCGTGGTGGAAGTGCCGGACGCCCGCCTGCAGGCGCTGGCCGACATCGTCAAGCCCGAGCGGGTGCTGCCGGCGGTGGTCGAGTTCGTCGATATTGCGGGCCTGGTGGCGGGCGCCTCCAAAGGGGAAGGCCTCGGCAACCAGTTCCTGGCCAACATCCGCGAGACGGATGCCATCACGCACGTGGTGCGCTGTTTCGAAGATGAAAACGTGATCCACGTTGCCGGCAAGGTCGACCCGATCGCTGACATCGAAGTCATCAACACCGAACTGGCCCTTGCTGATCTGAGTACGGTGGACAAGGCGCTGCAGCGCTACACCAAGGCCGCCAAGTCGGGCAACGACAAGGAAGCCGCCAAGCTGGTCGCCGTGCTGGAAAAAGCACAGAAGGTGCTGGACGAAGCCAAACCCGTGCGTGGCCTGAACCTGACCGAGGACGAGTGGGCGACGCTCAAGCCGCTGTGCCTGATCACCGCCAAGCCGACCATGTACGTGGCCAACGTGCGCGAAGACGGTTTCGAAAACAACCCGCATCTGGACGCCGTGCGCAACTACGCTGCGCAGACGAATTCGCCGGTGGTGGCCGTGTGCGCCGCCATCGAAGCCGAAATCGCAGACCTGGATGACGCCGACAAGGCCGAATTCCTGGCCGACATCGGCATGGACGAACCCGGCCTGAACCGCGTGATCCGCGCGGCCTTCAAGCTGCTCGGCCTGCAAACCTACTTCACCGCCGGCGTGAAGGAAGTGCGCGCCTGGACGATCCATATCGGCGACACAGCCCCTCGCGCAGCCGCGGCCATCCACACCGACTTTGAACGCGGCTTCATCCGCGCCCAGACAATCTCGTACGATGATTACATCCAGTACAAGGGCGAACAGGGTGCCAAGGAAGCCGGCAAGATGCGCGCGGAAGGCAAGGAATACATTGTCAAAGACGGCGATGTACTGCACTTCCTGTTCAACGTCTGA
- a CDS encoding ATP-binding protein: MSSQSPPPLSAVDDIDASPRIGSNAAIQPRGVLLCLSEPDLRIQQVSENLETALGTPLDAALQAPVDHVTGAAGREVLERALATQSIDGHPLYIGTLQTPHGHALDAVVHRHKGTLILELEPAVHAADGAFVSMYPLVRTFVGSLQAAGTIDALTDLAAREVRRLTNFGRVTIYRIDSDGSLQALAEARDAAYDTLVGTHWRGDGMAPELRSLYSHNPLRLVADVDDTPVGLVPPLHPSTGRATDLAYAALRAASEAQRGTMRGMGARASLTLALTVRGSLWGLIACHHATPCSLSFEVRTACEHLAQILSLQIEAKEDRAEIAHRLELRRILVRLLAAMSDRDHFEDGLIEHPADLLRFASASGAAIVRQGECVRIGAAPDEASILRLTEWLAKEHPGEVFHTDRLASTYPDGAALLPQASGVLAVQVSQLHRHYVLWFRPETPHTVRWAGDDAPHVSINDDSHHILGRTRHWQEHIAHTSRPWRTSEVETAAEFRYAVLNIVLRRAEEAAELTSELRRANHELEAFSYSVSHDLRAPLRHIAGYAELLDEMEGQHVSERGRHFLQTISESSRFAGKLVDDLLTFSQMGRGALHLTDVDLALLVRGVVRDLTVDQGRRHIEWNIAALPVVRADPAFLQLAMRNLLSNAIKYTRGREPARIHIDAEQTDTETIVRIADNGVGFSMEYVAKLFGVFQRLHRMDEFEGTGIGLANVRRIIDRHGGRTWAEGELDRGATFYFALPRAPHSLAASGAGLRTPVTRDA, encoded by the coding sequence ATGAGTTCGCAATCGCCCCCGCCCTTGTCTGCAGTTGACGACATCGACGCCTCGCCCCGAATTGGCAGCAACGCTGCCATCCAGCCGCGCGGAGTGTTGCTGTGCCTGTCCGAACCCGATCTACGCATCCAACAGGTCAGCGAAAACCTCGAGACCGCGCTGGGAACACCGCTGGACGCCGCGCTGCAGGCGCCGGTCGACCATGTGACGGGTGCCGCGGGCCGCGAGGTGCTGGAGCGCGCGCTGGCCACGCAGAGCATCGACGGCCACCCGCTCTACATCGGTACGCTGCAGACGCCGCACGGTCATGCGCTCGACGCGGTGGTGCACCGTCACAAAGGGACGCTCATTCTTGAGCTCGAACCTGCCGTGCATGCCGCCGACGGCGCGTTTGTGTCGATGTACCCGCTGGTCCGGACGTTCGTCGGCAGCCTGCAAGCCGCAGGCACGATCGATGCCCTGACCGACCTGGCTGCACGCGAGGTTCGCCGCCTCACCAACTTTGGCCGCGTGACGATCTACCGGATCGACAGCGACGGCTCCTTGCAGGCGCTGGCGGAAGCGCGTGACGCCGCTTACGACACGCTGGTCGGGACGCATTGGCGCGGCGACGGCATGGCGCCCGAACTGCGCAGCCTGTACAGCCACAACCCGTTGCGTCTGGTGGCTGACGTGGACGACACGCCCGTAGGTCTGGTGCCGCCACTGCATCCGTCCACCGGGCGGGCCACCGACCTGGCCTATGCAGCCCTGCGCGCCGCGTCCGAAGCGCAGCGGGGAACCATGCGCGGCATGGGCGCGAGGGCGTCCCTCACGCTGGCACTGACCGTGCGCGGGAGTCTCTGGGGCCTGATCGCCTGCCACCATGCCACGCCCTGTTCGCTCTCCTTCGAAGTGCGCACGGCATGTGAGCACCTGGCACAGATCCTGTCGCTGCAGATCGAAGCGAAGGAAGACCGCGCAGAAATCGCCCACCGGCTGGAACTGCGGCGCATCCTGGTGCGCTTGCTGGCTGCGATGTCCGACCGCGACCATTTCGAGGATGGCCTGATCGAGCATCCCGCCGATCTGCTGCGCTTTGCCTCCGCCAGCGGCGCGGCCATCGTGCGCCAGGGCGAATGCGTGCGCATCGGCGCAGCGCCTGATGAGGCCAGCATCCTGCGGCTCACCGAATGGCTTGCCAAGGAGCACCCCGGCGAGGTGTTCCACACCGACCGGCTGGCCAGTACCTATCCGGACGGCGCCGCGCTGCTGCCGCAGGCCAGCGGCGTGCTGGCCGTGCAGGTTTCGCAGCTGCATCGTCACTACGTGCTGTGGTTCCGCCCCGAAACCCCGCACACGGTGCGCTGGGCGGGCGACGACGCACCGCACGTGAGCATCAATGACGACAGCCACCACATTCTGGGTCGCACGCGCCATTGGCAGGAGCACATCGCACACACATCGCGGCCGTGGCGCACGAGCGAAGTGGAAACTGCAGCGGAGTTCCGCTATGCCGTGCTGAACATCGTGCTGCGCCGCGCTGAAGAAGCCGCGGAGCTGACCAGCGAACTGCGCCGCGCCAACCACGAACTCGAAGCATTTTCGTATTCCGTATCGCACGACTTGCGCGCACCGCTGCGCCACATCGCCGGCTACGCCGAACTGCTCGACGAGATGGAGGGCCAGCACGTCTCGGAGCGGGGGCGGCACTTTCTGCAGACGATTTCCGAGTCGTCGCGTTTTGCGGGCAAGCTCGTCGACGACCTGCTTACCTTCTCGCAGATGGGCCGCGGCGCGCTTCACCTGACCGATGTCGACCTTGCCCTGCTGGTGCGCGGCGTGGTGCGCGATCTGACGGTAGACCAGGGGCGGCGCCACATCGAATGGAACATCGCCGCCTTGCCCGTGGTGCGCGCCGACCCGGCGTTCCTGCAACTGGCGATGCGCAACCTGCTCTCCAACGCCATCAAATACACACGCGGCCGCGAGCCGGCGCGCATCCATATCGACGCCGAACAGACTGACACCGAAACCATCGTGCGCATTGCCGACAACGGCGTGGGGTTCTCGATGGAATACGTGGCCAAGCTGTTCGGCGTGTTCCAGCGGCTGCATCGCATGGACGAATTCGAGGGCACCGGCATCGGATTGGCCAATGTGCGGCGCATCATCGATCGCCACGGCGGCCGCACCTGGGCTGAGGGCGAGCTTGATCGCGGCGCCACGTTCTACTTTGCGCTGCCGCGCGCGCCCCACTCGCTGGCGGCATCCGGGGCAGGCCTCCGCACGCCCGTGACCCGCGATGCCTGA
- a CDS encoding response regulator → MLKPILLVEDNPNDLELTLLALERSQLANDVVVTRDGAEALDYLHARNLYAQRVPGNPAVVLLDLKLPKVDGLEVLAEIRATPALKSLPVVMLTSSREETDLLRSYELGVNAYVVKPVEFRAFVDAIADLGVFWAVLNEPPPGSTRARRTSPPAN, encoded by the coding sequence ATGCTCAAACCCATCCTGCTCGTTGAAGACAATCCGAACGACCTCGAGCTGACCCTGCTGGCACTGGAGCGCAGCCAGCTTGCCAACGATGTGGTCGTCACCCGGGACGGCGCAGAAGCGCTGGATTACTTGCACGCGCGCAACCTCTACGCGCAGCGCGTGCCTGGTAACCCGGCCGTGGTGCTGCTCGACTTGAAGCTGCCAAAGGTGGACGGGCTGGAAGTCCTGGCCGAGATCCGTGCCACACCCGCGCTCAAGAGCCTGCCGGTGGTCATGCTCACCTCATCACGCGAAGAAACCGACCTGCTGCGCAGCTACGAACTCGGCGTCAACGCCTATGTCGTCAAGCCGGTGGAATTCCGCGCCTTTGTCGATGCGATTGCCGACCTGGGCGTATTCTGGGCGGTGCTCAATGAACCACCGCCCGGTTCAACCCGCGCACGCCGCACGTCCCCCCCGGCGAACTAG
- a CDS encoding hybrid sensor histidine kinase/response regulator, with translation MPNLQLLLVEDNPLDAELTRARLETANLQADTTLVDNETDFIAQLSARTFDAILADYMLPQFTGAEALDIARRMAPQTPFIFVSGALGEEHAVDMLKRGATDYVIKQRLQRLPVVLLRALAEAAERRQRIAAEAALREAETHFRLLINALKEHAVLSLDPQGIVRTWNAASRSILGYAREDILGKSAEILYPQAAREAGEFQRKLERVRREGSLTDDRWMLRKDGTPFYASSVVTAIHNETGQLVGFSKIIRDSTEERIAADALRRAKEEAETANHAKDHFLAVLSHELRTPLTPILTAVHLLELRQDLPAYVVAQLEVVRRNAELEARLIDDLLDITGIARGKLAVSFALVDLYPLLESTLEMSRNDMQAKRLSLKTRFEAGRSRLYADGARIQQVIWNLVRNAVKFTPEGGAIEVRVWNPSASTVAVAVKDNGIGIEPDALPRIFSAFEQADASITQRFGGLGLGLAIAYALVQKHEGSLIAESAGRHEGATFTLTLPLATEMAQPETPPAPPIPRKQPSRGLHVLLVEDNADTAEAMSQMLEILGHSVAVANGARTAIQAAESGAFDLLISDIGLPDGSGLDVVRVFAERQAAPSIAITGYGMEDDIARCRDAGFTDHLTKPVDFKRLETLLAGYLAARDARTAGVDAS, from the coding sequence ATGCCCAATCTTCAACTGCTGCTGGTCGAAGACAATCCGCTCGACGCGGAGTTGACCCGCGCACGGCTGGAAACGGCCAACCTGCAAGCCGACACCACGCTGGTCGACAACGAGACCGACTTCATCGCCCAACTGAGCGCGCGGACCTTCGACGCCATCCTGGCCGACTACATGCTGCCGCAGTTCACGGGGGCTGAGGCGCTCGACATTGCGCGCCGCATGGCGCCGCAAACGCCGTTCATCTTCGTATCCGGCGCGCTGGGCGAGGAGCACGCGGTGGACATGCTCAAGCGTGGCGCCACCGATTACGTCATCAAGCAGCGACTGCAACGCCTGCCCGTGGTGCTACTGCGGGCGCTGGCCGAAGCAGCCGAACGCCGCCAGCGCATCGCCGCGGAAGCTGCCCTGCGCGAAGCGGAAACGCACTTCCGATTGCTGATCAATGCGCTCAAGGAGCACGCCGTGCTCTCGCTTGACCCGCAGGGCATCGTACGCACCTGGAACGCCGCGTCGCGCAGCATTCTCGGCTATGCGCGCGAGGACATCCTCGGCAAATCGGCCGAGATTCTCTACCCGCAAGCCGCGCGCGAGGCCGGTGAATTCCAGCGCAAGCTCGAACGCGTGCGCCGCGAAGGCAGCCTCACCGACGACCGCTGGATGCTGCGCAAGGACGGCACGCCGTTCTATGCATCAAGCGTGGTCACCGCCATCCACAACGAGACCGGGCAACTGGTCGGCTTCTCGAAGATCATCCGCGACTCGACGGAAGAGCGCATCGCGGCCGACGCCCTGCGCCGTGCCAAGGAAGAAGCCGAGACTGCCAACCACGCCAAGGACCACTTCCTGGCGGTGCTCTCGCATGAGCTGCGCACGCCGCTCACGCCCATCCTGACCGCCGTGCATCTGCTGGAACTGCGTCAGGACCTGCCGGCGTATGTGGTCGCGCAGCTCGAAGTCGTGCGCCGCAATGCCGAGCTGGAAGCGCGCCTGATCGACGACCTGCTCGACATCACCGGCATTGCGCGCGGCAAGCTGGCGGTGAGCTTTGCGCTGGTCGACCTGTACCCGCTGCTGGAGAGCACGCTGGAGATGTCGCGCAACGACATGCAGGCCAAGCGGCTCTCGCTCAAAACACGCTTCGAGGCCGGACGCAGCCGGCTGTACGCCGACGGCGCACGCATCCAGCAGGTAATCTGGAATCTGGTGCGCAATGCCGTCAAATTCACGCCCGAAGGCGGCGCCATCGAGGTGCGCGTCTGGAACCCGTCGGCCTCCACCGTGGCCGTGGCCGTGAAGGACAACGGCATCGGTATCGAACCCGATGCACTGCCGCGCATCTTCTCGGCGTTCGAGCAGGCCGATGCATCGATCACGCAGCGCTTTGGCGGGCTAGGCCTGGGCTTGGCGATTGCCTATGCGCTGGTGCAGAAGCATGAAGGCTCGCTGATTGCCGAAAGCGCCGGCCGCCACGAGGGCGCCACATTCACCCTCACCCTGCCGCTGGCCACCGAGATGGCGCAACCTGAGACACCGCCCGCCCCACCCATTCCACGCAAGCAACCGTCGCGCGGCCTGCATGTGCTGCTGGTCGAAGACAACGCCGATACGGCTGAAGCCATGTCGCAGATGCTGGAGATCCTGGGCCACAGCGTCGCCGTGGCCAATGGCGCGCGTACGGCCATCCAAGCGGCGGAATCGGGCGCGTTCGATCTGCTGATCAGCGATATTGGACTGCCGGATGGCAGCGGCCTCGACGTGGTGCGCGTGTTTGCCGAGCGGCAAGCTGCCCCATCGATTGCCATCACCGGCTACGGCATGGAAGACGATATTGCCCGGTGCCGGGACGCGGGCTTTACCGATCACCTGACCAAGCCGGTGGACTTCAAGCGGTTGGAAACGCTGTTGGCCGGCTATCTGGCCGCGCGCGACGCGCGGACCGCGGGCGTGGACGCAAGCTAG
- a CDS encoding GlsB/YeaQ/YmgE family stress response membrane protein yields the protein MGWIGPFWIGLAVGIAARWLHPAGKRLGWVAALLTGGIGALLGYYSGQFAHLYADGQIMAWTAAVVGAMLLPAAWGLSRR from the coding sequence TGGATCGGGCCGTTTTGGATCGGGCTGGCGGTGGGCATCGCGGCGCGCTGGCTGCATCCCGCAGGCAAGCGCCTGGGATGGGTGGCTGCGCTGCTGACGGGCGGGATTGGCGCGTTGCTCGGTTACTACAGCGGCCAATTCGCCCACCTGTATGCCGATGGCCAGATCATGGCGTGGACGGCCGCCGTGGTGGGCGCCATGCTGCTGCCGGCGGCATGGGGTCTGTCGCGCCGCTAG